The following proteins are co-located in the Petrotoga miotherma DSM 10691 genome:
- a CDS encoding carbohydrate ABC transporter permease, which yields MTKKNKTIRAILFIILVLFAIYTVMPIFWVFVTSLKTAEEARSFPPTLIPKEVTFQNYQLLLQDEQMMRSFLNSIIVAVPATLLCVIISALAAFAFSRYKFRGKKQLLAGVMGIFMIPITMNTIPLYLIFQRMGLLDTYAGVILAYQVLIIPLNIFILKNHFDTIPVSLEEAAALDGATTMQRFTKVIMPLSWPGLSISFIFTFRFAWNEFVLPMILISSPSKTVFQVAMYRFLGLYSIDWGLLSAAIVIGMIPILIIIIFFQRQLLQGIQAGSIKG from the coding sequence ATGACCAAAAAGAATAAAACAATTAGAGCTATACTATTTATCATTCTTGTTCTATTCGCTATTTACACGGTAATGCCTATATTTTGGGTGTTTGTTACTTCGTTGAAAACAGCGGAGGAAGCAAGATCATTCCCTCCTACTTTAATTCCTAAAGAAGTGACCTTTCAAAATTATCAATTGCTTCTTCAAGATGAACAAATGATGAGAAGTTTTCTGAATAGTATTATAGTAGCTGTTCCAGCAACCCTACTATGTGTTATAATTTCTGCGTTAGCTGCCTTTGCCTTTTCAAGGTACAAGTTCAGAGGGAAAAAGCAACTTTTAGCCGGAGTGATGGGAATTTTTATGATACCTATTACGATGAACACAATCCCATTATATTTGATATTTCAGAGGATGGGTTTATTAGATACATATGCGGGAGTAATCCTGGCTTATCAGGTTTTAATAATACCCTTGAATATTTTTATTCTCAAAAACCATTTTGATACCATTCCCGTTTCTTTAGAAGAGGCAGCAGCTCTGGATGGTGCCACAACCATGCAAAGATTTACGAAGGTAATAATGCCCTTATCTTGGCCAGGTTTAAGTATATCTTTTATATTTACCTTCAGATTTGCATGGAATGAATTCGTTTTACCTATGATTTTAATAAGTTCTCCCAGTAAGACTGTTTTCCAAGTTGCAATGTACAGATTCTTGGGACTTTACAGTATAGATTGGGGTTTACTTAGTGCCGCCATTGTAATTGGTATGATCCCAATTTTGATAATTATAATATTTTTTCAGAGACAACTCTTACAAGGGATACAGGCTGGTTCAATTAAAGGATAA